One window from the genome of Spirosoma rhododendri encodes:
- a CDS encoding DUF6804 family protein: MKMYRAILLTAAVLLFLATLAALSLPYGFFTFLRIIVCGVAICVAIQVRDSVVALIGLLMVAILFNPLVPIHLPQQTWRIIDLVTAAAFIRLAFKPSGKQDQRQF; this comes from the coding sequence ATGAAGATGTACCGAGCAATTCTCCTAACAGCGGCTGTCTTGTTATTCCTGGCTACTCTAGCTGCGTTATCTCTGCCTTATGGTTTTTTTACCTTTTTGCGGATCATAGTTTGTGGCGTAGCCATCTGTGTCGCTATACAAGTAAGGGACTCAGTTGTAGCGTTGATTGGTTTGCTAATGGTGGCTATCCTGTTTAACCCATTGGTTCCTATTCATCTGCCTCAGCAAACTTGGCGTATCATTGATTTGGTTACTGCTGCTGCCTTTATTCGATTAGCCTTCAAGCCTTCAGGAAAGCAAGATCAGCGCCAGTTTTAA